In one Gadus morhua chromosome 7, gadMor3.0, whole genome shotgun sequence genomic region, the following are encoded:
- the LOC115547712 gene encoding claudin-4, whose product MASLGIQMLASALALMGWAGAILSCVMPLWRVRGFVGCTIITSQTIWEGIWMSCEWQSTGQISCKPYQSMLAPSSDLQAARTLTVLAILTGAAGLLLAFIGGKCTRFLDDAPGRSKVMVALAAGGVLIAAGLLLLIPASWTAASLVSKNNSSFTMNIERREMGASLYIGWAASVMLILGGALLIGSSCPLRPPVDDERSASAVRYVALESLESVKT is encoded by the coding sequence ATGGCCTCGCTGGGGATCCAGATGCTGGCCAGCGCCCTGGCCCTGATGGGCTGGGCAGGCGCCATCCTCAGCTGCGTCATGCCCCTGTGGCGGGTCAGGGGCTTCGTGGGGTGCACCATCATCACCTCGCAGACCATCTGGGAGGGCATCTGGATGAGCTGCGAGTGGCAGAGCACGGGCCAGATCTCCTGCAAGCCGTACCAGTCCATGCTGGCGCCGAGCTCCGACCTGCAGGCCGCGCGGACGCTGACCGTGCTCGCCATCCTCACGGGCGCCGCGGGCCTCCTGCTGGCCTTCATCGGCGGCAAGTGCACGCGCTTCCTGGACGACGCGCCAGGCCGGAGCAAGGTGATGGTGGCGCTGGCGGCGGGTGGCGTGCTCATCGCCGCGGGACTGCTGCTCCTGATCCCCGCATCGTGGACGGCCGCCTCGTTGGTCAGCAAGAACAACAGCAGCTTCACCATGAACATCGAACGCCGGGAGATGGGGGCGTCGCTGTACATCGGCTGGGCGGCGTCCGTCATGCTGATCCTGGGCGGGGCGTTGCTCATCGGCTCCTCCTGCCCGCTCCGACCCCCGGTCGACGACGAGAGGAGCGCGTCCGCCGTGCGCTACGTGGCGTTGGAGTCGCTGGAGTCGGTGAAGACCTAG